In Carassius auratus strain Wakin chromosome 39, ASM336829v1, whole genome shotgun sequence, a genomic segment contains:
- the LOC113057707 gene encoding forkhead box protein I1 has translation MTSYESQGHSPTRCGPQFPNLGQEPPELSLYSDSYYPPPSLPSPQRANPSSYELADYAASSPNPYLWFNSPGMNSTPYLGATPGPPGPPFVPQHYGMQRPYLGPGGPGGPCGELSWFSMPSQEELMKLVRPPYSYSALIAMAIHVAPERRLTLSQIYQYVADNFPFYNKSKAGWQNSIRHNLSLNDCFKKVPRDEDDPGKGNYWTLDPNCEKMFDNGNFRRKRKRKSDSLLEKSSSGGNLSSESGDSNGRGSPKNQAVDISTLPEKSPSPASTGPSPCLNNFLTEMSGVAGPLDMEGDPLSRPFTLSLPADGAQRASQPAGFGNYSPGSTVSEWASSLPPPPPISPSPSHSTLGYSGPALSQFNGHFYPGLSSTGILYPREGTEV, from the exons ATGACATCCTATGAATCTCAAGGTCATTCTCCGACGAGATGTGGCCCTCAGTTCCCAAACTTGGGACAGGAACCTCCAGAATTGAGTCTGTACAGCGACAGCTACTATCCACCACCATCACTGCCGAGTCCACAGAGAGCAAATCCTTCCTCATATGAACTCGCAGACTACGCTGCCTCATCGCCTAACCCCTACCTGTGGTTCAACAGCCCAGGGATGAACAGCACTCCTTATCTGGGTGCAACACCAGGCCCTCCAGGACCGCCTTTTGTTCCCCAGCACTACGGCATGCAGAGGCCCTATTTAGGACCTGGGGGACCAGGTGGTCCTTGTGGTGAACTGAGCTGGTTCTCTATGCCTTCTCAAGAGGAACTTATGAAGCTGGTCAGGCCGCCTTATTCATACTCCGCTCTTATTGCCATGGCCATACATGTTGCACCAGAACGCCGCCTCACGCTAAGTCAGATTTATCAGTATGTTGCAGACAATTTCCCTTTTTATAACAAGAGCAAAGCAGGATGGCAAAACTCTATTCGTCACAACTTATCACTAAATGACTGTTTCAAAAAGGTTCCACGGGATGAAGACGATCCAG GGAAGGGTAATTACTGGACCTTAGATCCAAATtgtgaaaaaatgtttgataATGGCAACTTCAGACGCAAGAGGAAGAGAAAGTCTGACAGTCTCCTAGAGAAGAGCAGTTCTGGAGGGAATCTGAGCTCAGAGTCAGGAGACAGTAACGGCAGGGGCAGTCCAAAAAATCAAGCTGTTGACATTTCCACTTTGCCTGAAAAGAGTCCTTCACCCGCATCCACGGGTCCATCACCATGCTTGAACAACTTCCTGACTGAGATGTCTGGCGTAGCTGGTCCTCTGGACATGGAAGGAGATCCCCTGAGTCGTCCCTTTACACTCAGTCTGCCGGCGGATGGAGCACAGAGAGCTTCGCAGCCCGCAGGGTTTGGCAACTACTCCCCCGGCTCCACGGTGTCCGAATGGGCATCATCTCTGCCCCCACCACCCCCCATTTCCCCATCACCCTCCCACTCCACTTTAGGCTACAGCGGGCCTGCTCTCAGTCAGTTTAATGGGCATTTTTACCCTGGTTTGAGCTCAACAGGTATTCTTTACCCTCGGGAGGGCACCGAGGTGTAG
- the syce3 gene encoding synaptonemal complex central element protein 3 isoform X1, producing the protein MSDDNSSVQLCEDISRKSLQLNQHLEKMTEQMENVSVKLSWMAYDMVVLRTSPDLAESFKRLENEFLKCKAVICGPTDGQDQKCQPATERT; encoded by the exons ATGTCTGACGATAATTCGAGTGTGCAATTATGTGAGGACATCAGTCGTAAGAGTTTACAACTGAACCAACATTTGGAGAAGATGACTGAACAAATGGAGAATGTTTCAG TAAAGTTGTCTTGGATGGCATATGATATGGTTGTGCTTCGAACCAGTCCAGATCTTGCCGAATCCTTCAAGAGGCTGGAGAATGAGTTCCTCAAGTGCAAAGCTGTCATCTGTGGTCCCACAGATGGACAAGACCAAAAATGTCAGCCTGCTACTGAAAGAACATAA
- the syce3 gene encoding synaptonemal complex central element protein 3 isoform X2: MFQMESEGNSTENREHGSSDGLDFILKQLDLMSELIDQLEVKIQLLQCNLTVCFTHPDKMARLQTDVETLTWLNHQQTTED; this comes from the exons ATGTTTCAG ATGGAGTCTGAGGGAAATTCCACAGAGAATCGTGAACATGGGTCCTCAGATGGCCTGGATTTTATCTTGAAGCAGTTGGATTTAATGTCGGAATTGATTGACCAGTTGGAAG TGAAGATCCAGCTGCTGCAGTGTAACCTGACCGTGTGCTTCACACACCCTGATAAAATGGCGCGTCTCCAGACTGACGTGGAAACCCTAACCTGGTTAAACCATCAACAGACGACGGAAGACTAA
- the LOC113057706 gene encoding lymphocyte cytosolic protein 2-like isoform X1 — MSFGSVPSRSEVMGWNSGNLADYLKKLKLLGCDRVVKKSNMSGARFLNMTDKDFKKFPAEHIPFITKICRDINQNNKQKKGLFHRSDHRMPPSQEPNPGGWDSDEFDQEGSDNDYEEPDNNEFEDNYICAASCDIEEDVNTDDDYEPPPTEAPSEIPTQFRVAKPLGDGDYLDSGPRGSARPPQDNRSASLPRGLLNFQTPKPPSRPDPSPHRPFIPPNQLKPSVPMVDRSKKPGSSPLSKKNIVKSAINQNTLPMASKSATLPAQRFNTQQRDEFPPPPVEVNSMMGQGMDPRWYVGQMSRGEAEVSLRQMNADGTFLVRDSSKGCTEQPYTLMVLHQQKVYNIQIRFLGNKDGYSLGTGLNGVENFSSVLDMVAHHMKTPLILIDGMERGAGPTRQCCLMHPAGF, encoded by the exons ATGAGTTTTGGAAGCGTACCATCCAGGTCAGAGGTGATGGGCTGGAACTCTGGAAACTTGGCTGATTATCTTAAAAAA ttgAAACTGCTGGGGTGTGACAGAGTGGTGAAAAAAAGCAACATGAGTGGTGCAAGATTCTTG AATATGACTGATAAGGACTTTAAGAAGTTCCCTGCAGAACATATACC ATTTATCACAAAGATCTGCAGAGATATTAATcagaataacaaacaaaagaaggGTCTGTTTCATAG ATCAGATCATCGGATGCCTCCAAGCCAAG AACCTAATCCAGGAGGTTGGGATTCTGATGAATTC GACCAAGAAGGAAGTGACAACGACTATGAGGAGCCAGATAATAATGAGTTTGAAGACAATTACATATGTGCAGCATCATGTGATATTGAGGAAGATGTGAATACTGATGATGATTATGAACCACCTCCTACTGAAGCACCTTCTGAAATACCGACTCAGTTTCGAGTTGCCAAGCCTCTTGGTGATGGTGATTATTTAG ACAGCGGCCCACGTGGTTCTGCAAGACCACCCCAGGACAACAGGTCAGCATCTCTTCCCAGAGGGcttttaaat TTTCAGACACCTAAGCCTCCATCACGACCGGACCCCTCTCCACACAGGCCTTTCATTCCCCCTAATCAAT TAAAACCTAGTGTGCCAATGGTAGATCGGAGTAAGAAACCTGGCTCATCTCCTCTgtccaaaaaaaatattgtcaaatcAG CAATAAACCAAAACACCTTACCAATGGCTTCAAAATCAGCAACTTTACCCGCACAAAG ATTTAACACCCAACAGAGGGATGAGTTTCCTCCTCCACCTGTAGAAGTGAATTCGATGATGGGGCAG GGCATGGATCCACGGTGGTATGTGGGGCAAATGTCACGAGGAGAGGCCGAAGTCTCACTCAGACAAATGAATGCA GATGGCACTTTCTTGGTGAGAGACAGTTCAAAGGGCTGCACAGAGCAGCCATACACGCTCATGGTGCTGCACCAGCAAAAAGTGTACAACATCCAGATCCGTTTCCTTGGAAACAAAGATGGATATTCCCTGGGCACGGGCCTAAATGGTGTCGAG AATTTCTCCAGTGTTTTGGACATGGTTGCACATCACATGAAGACCCCACTGATTCTGATAGACGGAATGGAGCGTGGAGCAGGACCTACTCGCCAGTGCTGCCTCATGCACCCGGCAGGTTTCTGA
- the LOC113057706 gene encoding lymphocyte cytosolic protein 2-like isoform X2 produces MSFGSVPSRSEVMGWNSGNLADYLKKLKLLGCDRVVKKSNMSGARFLNMTDKDFKKFPAEHIPFITKICRDINQNNKQKKGLFHRSDHRMPPSQEPNPGGWDSDEFDQEGSDNDYEEPDNNEFEDNYICAASCDIEEDVNTDDDYEPPPTEAPSEIPTQFRVAKPLGDGDYLDSGPRGSARPPQDNRSASLPRGLLNTPKPPSRPDPSPHRPFIPPNQLKPSVPMVDRSKKPGSSPLSKKNIVKSAINQNTLPMASKSATLPAQRFNTQQRDEFPPPPVEVNSMMGQGMDPRWYVGQMSRGEAEVSLRQMNADGTFLVRDSSKGCTEQPYTLMVLHQQKVYNIQIRFLGNKDGYSLGTGLNGVENFSSVLDMVAHHMKTPLILIDGMERGAGPTRQCCLMHPAGF; encoded by the exons ATGAGTTTTGGAAGCGTACCATCCAGGTCAGAGGTGATGGGCTGGAACTCTGGAAACTTGGCTGATTATCTTAAAAAA ttgAAACTGCTGGGGTGTGACAGAGTGGTGAAAAAAAGCAACATGAGTGGTGCAAGATTCTTG AATATGACTGATAAGGACTTTAAGAAGTTCCCTGCAGAACATATACC ATTTATCACAAAGATCTGCAGAGATATTAATcagaataacaaacaaaagaaggGTCTGTTTCATAG ATCAGATCATCGGATGCCTCCAAGCCAAG AACCTAATCCAGGAGGTTGGGATTCTGATGAATTC GACCAAGAAGGAAGTGACAACGACTATGAGGAGCCAGATAATAATGAGTTTGAAGACAATTACATATGTGCAGCATCATGTGATATTGAGGAAGATGTGAATACTGATGATGATTATGAACCACCTCCTACTGAAGCACCTTCTGAAATACCGACTCAGTTTCGAGTTGCCAAGCCTCTTGGTGATGGTGATTATTTAG ACAGCGGCCCACGTGGTTCTGCAAGACCACCCCAGGACAACAGGTCAGCATCTCTTCCCAGAGGGcttttaaat ACACCTAAGCCTCCATCACGACCGGACCCCTCTCCACACAGGCCTTTCATTCCCCCTAATCAAT TAAAACCTAGTGTGCCAATGGTAGATCGGAGTAAGAAACCTGGCTCATCTCCTCTgtccaaaaaaaatattgtcaaatcAG CAATAAACCAAAACACCTTACCAATGGCTTCAAAATCAGCAACTTTACCCGCACAAAG ATTTAACACCCAACAGAGGGATGAGTTTCCTCCTCCACCTGTAGAAGTGAATTCGATGATGGGGCAG GGCATGGATCCACGGTGGTATGTGGGGCAAATGTCACGAGGAGAGGCCGAAGTCTCACTCAGACAAATGAATGCA GATGGCACTTTCTTGGTGAGAGACAGTTCAAAGGGCTGCACAGAGCAGCCATACACGCTCATGGTGCTGCACCAGCAAAAAGTGTACAACATCCAGATCCGTTTCCTTGGAAACAAAGATGGATATTCCCTGGGCACGGGCCTAAATGGTGTCGAG AATTTCTCCAGTGTTTTGGACATGGTTGCACATCACATGAAGACCCCACTGATTCTGATAGACGGAATGGAGCGTGGAGCAGGACCTACTCGCCAGTGCTGCCTCATGCACCCGGCAGGTTTCTGA
- the LOC113057710 gene encoding protein Wnt-8a isoform X2 — MDYLCDKCLCLESPQEGSVEDSGVAHAAMNPCQLFASLVMSMCCHILSTTAWSVNNFLVTGPKAYLTYTSSVQAGAQRGIEECKHQFSWDRWNCPESALQLSTHNGLRSATRETAFVRAISAAGVMYTLTKNCSMGDFDNCGCDDSKIGKMGGRGWVWGGCSDNVDFGERIAKQFVDALENGHDSRAAVNLHNNEAGRLAVKATLKRTCKCHGVSGSCSIQTCWMQLADFREIGTYLKIKHDQAQKLEMDKIRMRAGNTADNRGAIADTFSTVARTELIYLEDSPDYCAKNLSLGLHGTEGRECLQSGKNLSQWEKRSCRRLCHECGMKVEERRIETVSSCNCKFYWCCTVKCETCTQTVTKYFCAKRHKNRRPHNNSRKRQHARNR, encoded by the exons ATGGATTATCTGTGCGACAAG TGTTTGTGCCTTGAATCCCCACAAGAAGGGAGCGTCGAAGATTCAGGGGTCGCTCACGCAGCAATGAACCCTTGCCAGCTTTTTGCATCGTTGGTGATGTCCATGTGCTGTCACATACTGTCGACAACAGCATG GTCGGTGAATAACTTCTTGGTTACAGGACCAAAg GCTTACCTTACATACACCAGTAGTGTGCAGGCAGGGGCTCAGCGTGGCATTGAAGAGTGTAAACATCAGTTCTCATGGGACAGGTGGAACTGTCCGGAAAGCGCATTGCAGTTATCTACACACAACGGCCTGCGAAGTG ccaCCAGAGAGACCGCTTTTGTGCGTGCCATAAGTGCTGCTGGAGTTATGTATACTTTGACAAAGAACTGTAGCATGGGGGACTTCGATAACTGTGGCTGTGACGACTCCAAGATAGGAAAAATgg gtGGACGTGGTTGGGTTTGGGGAGGCTGCAGTGACAATGTTGACTTTGGAGAAAGAATCGCTAAACAATTTGTGGACGCGCTGGAAAATGGTCACGACTCGCGCGCTGCAGTCAACCTGCACAATAACGAAGCTGGTCGACTT gCTGTAAAAGCAACACTCAAAAGGACATGCAAGTGCCATGGTGTCTCTGGAAGCTGCAGTATTCAGACATGTTGGATGCAGCTGGCCGATTTCAGAGAAATCGGCACCTATCTGAAAATCAAGCACGATCAAGCACAGAAGCTGGAGATGGACAAAATTCGGATGAGGGCAGGTAACACTGCGGACAATCGCGGCGCAATCGCGGACACGTTCAGCACCGTTGCGCGCACAGAACTCATTTATTTGGAAGACTCTCCAGACTACTGCGCGAAAAATCTCAGCCTGGGACTACATGGAACAGAAGGAAGGGAATGCCTACAAAGCGGAAAGAATCTTTCTCAGTGGGAGAAGAGAAGCTGCAGGCGTCTCTGCCACGAATGTGGTATGAAAGTTGAAGAGAGGAGGATAGAGACTGTGAGCAGCTGTAACTGTAAATTTTACTGGTGTTGCACAGTTAAATGCGAAACGTGCACACAGACTGTGACCAAGTATTTTTGCGCAAAAAGGCACAAAAACCGTAGGCCGCACAACAATTCACGCAAAAGACAGCATGCGCGTAATAGATGA
- the LOC113057710 gene encoding protein Wnt-8a isoform X1, with protein MDYLCDKRIVKGWKMPAVKVGDRYKCLARSSPQSLCLLSLPGYPSQCLCLESPQEGSVEDSGVAHAAMNPCQLFASLVMSMCCHILSTTAWSVNNFLVTGPKAYLTYTSSVQAGAQRGIEECKHQFSWDRWNCPESALQLSTHNGLRSATRETAFVRAISAAGVMYTLTKNCSMGDFDNCGCDDSKIGKMGGRGWVWGGCSDNVDFGERIAKQFVDALENGHDSRAAVNLHNNEAGRLAVKATLKRTCKCHGVSGSCSIQTCWMQLADFREIGTYLKIKHDQAQKLEMDKIRMRAGNTADNRGAIADTFSTVARTELIYLEDSPDYCAKNLSLGLHGTEGRECLQSGKNLSQWEKRSCRRLCHECGMKVEERRIETVSSCNCKFYWCCTVKCETCTQTVTKYFCAKRHKNRRPHNNSRKRQHARNR; from the exons ATGGATTATCTGTGCGACAAG CGAATTGTCAAAGGGTGGAAGATGCCTGCAGTCAAAGTTGGCGACAGGTATAAATGCCTTGCTCGTTCGAGCCCTCAGTCACTCTGTCTTCTATCTCTTCCTGGGTATCCATCTCAGTGTTTGTGCCTTGAATCCCCACAAGAAGGGAGCGTCGAAGATTCAGGGGTCGCTCACGCAGCAATGAACCCTTGCCAGCTTTTTGCATCGTTGGTGATGTCCATGTGCTGTCACATACTGTCGACAACAGCATG GTCGGTGAATAACTTCTTGGTTACAGGACCAAAg GCTTACCTTACATACACCAGTAGTGTGCAGGCAGGGGCTCAGCGTGGCATTGAAGAGTGTAAACATCAGTTCTCATGGGACAGGTGGAACTGTCCGGAAAGCGCATTGCAGTTATCTACACACAACGGCCTGCGAAGTG ccaCCAGAGAGACCGCTTTTGTGCGTGCCATAAGTGCTGCTGGAGTTATGTATACTTTGACAAAGAACTGTAGCATGGGGGACTTCGATAACTGTGGCTGTGACGACTCCAAGATAGGAAAAATgg gtGGACGTGGTTGGGTTTGGGGAGGCTGCAGTGACAATGTTGACTTTGGAGAAAGAATCGCTAAACAATTTGTGGACGCGCTGGAAAATGGTCACGACTCGCGCGCTGCAGTCAACCTGCACAATAACGAAGCTGGTCGACTT gCTGTAAAAGCAACACTCAAAAGGACATGCAAGTGCCATGGTGTCTCTGGAAGCTGCAGTATTCAGACATGTTGGATGCAGCTGGCCGATTTCAGAGAAATCGGCACCTATCTGAAAATCAAGCACGATCAAGCACAGAAGCTGGAGATGGACAAAATTCGGATGAGGGCAGGTAACACTGCGGACAATCGCGGCGCAATCGCGGACACGTTCAGCACCGTTGCGCGCACAGAACTCATTTATTTGGAAGACTCTCCAGACTACTGCGCGAAAAATCTCAGCCTGGGACTACATGGAACAGAAGGAAGGGAATGCCTACAAAGCGGAAAGAATCTTTCTCAGTGGGAGAAGAGAAGCTGCAGGCGTCTCTGCCACGAATGTGGTATGAAAGTTGAAGAGAGGAGGATAGAGACTGTGAGCAGCTGTAACTGTAAATTTTACTGGTGTTGCACAGTTAAATGCGAAACGTGCACACAGACTGTGACCAAGTATTTTTGCGCAAAAAGGCACAAAAACCGTAGGCCGCACAACAATTCACGCAAAAGACAGCATGCGCGTAATAGATGA